One Microbacterium sp. zg-B96 genomic region harbors:
- a CDS encoding metalloregulator ArsR/SmtB family transcription factor codes for MPDVYKAIADETRRALLDELLQRDEQTLFELCSKLAMNHDLTPSRQAVSQHLDVLEQAGLVRTERRGRYKFHTIDTSPLSQISQRWPPRKQAQ; via the coding sequence CAAGGCGATAGCCGACGAGACCAGGCGCGCACTGCTCGACGAGCTGCTGCAGCGCGACGAGCAGACACTGTTCGAACTCTGCTCGAAGCTCGCGATGAACCACGACCTGACGCCCTCGCGCCAAGCCGTCTCGCAGCATCTTGACGTGCTCGAGCAAGCGGGACTCGTGCGCACCGAGCGCCGCGGCCGCTACAAGTTCCACACGATCGACACATCACCGCTGTCGCAGATCTCCCAGCGATGGCCCCCGAGAAAGCAGGCGCAGTGA
- a CDS encoding VOC family protein, which yields MKLQTVSIFVDDQQRALDFYTSRLGFHVAHDIPLGEYRWLTVVDPHQPDGTQISLEPKVHPAVGPFTDALVADGIPFCILGVDDVQAEYDRLTALGETFTQPPTAMGPVTIAVLDDTCGNLLQLAQPTGTEARA from the coding sequence ATGAAACTGCAAACCGTGAGCATCTTCGTCGACGACCAACAGCGTGCTCTTGACTTCTACACCTCGCGACTCGGCTTCCACGTCGCCCACGACATCCCACTTGGGGAATATCGCTGGCTGACCGTGGTCGACCCGCACCAGCCCGACGGCACCCAGATCTCGCTCGAGCCGAAGGTGCACCCAGCCGTGGGGCCGTTCACCGATGCCCTCGTGGCCGACGGCATTCCGTTCTGCATCCTCGGCGTCGATGATGTGCAGGCGGAGTACGACCGGCTGACCGCCCTCGGCGAGACGTTCACCCAGCCACCCACCGCTATGGGGCCCGTGACCATCGCGGTGCTCGACGACACCTGTGGCAACCTTCTTCAGCTCGCGCAGCCCACAGGCACCGAGGCGAGGGCGTGA
- a CDS encoding YdeI/OmpD-associated family protein, whose protein sequence is MVSFHTTLWAAGGNNVGIVVPEEIVLGFGQGKRVPVVVTIDGAYSYRNSISSMGGQLLIGFNSETRAATGKGAGDEVEVTLEVDDAPRTVDVPAALAAAFESDEPATKAWSTLSYSKQRAHAQAVESAKTDETRSRRVASILETLRS, encoded by the coding sequence GTGGTCAGTTTCCACACCACGCTCTGGGCCGCCGGCGGCAACAACGTGGGCATCGTCGTCCCAGAGGAGATCGTGCTCGGCTTCGGCCAGGGCAAACGCGTGCCCGTCGTCGTCACGATCGACGGGGCCTACTCGTACCGAAACTCCATCTCCTCCATGGGAGGTCAGCTCCTGATCGGCTTCAATTCCGAGACCCGAGCCGCCACGGGCAAGGGCGCAGGCGACGAGGTCGAGGTGACCCTTGAGGTCGACGATGCTCCGCGCACCGTCGATGTCCCTGCGGCGCTGGCGGCGGCGTTCGAGTCGGATGAGCCGGCGACGAAGGCGTGGTCGACTCTCTCGTACAGCAAGCAGCGCGCACACGCCCAGGCCGTGGAAAGCGCCAAGACCGACGAAACCCGATCGCGACGAGTGGCGAGCATCCTGGAGACGCTGCGGTCCTAA
- a CDS encoding ABC transporter substrate-binding protein — MNRRTGAIIVALVCIATLTSCSDSVSQPPASSAPPSDSDLEAQGLRIGAILARTGSFAELGAAQIAGVQVAIDEINAGGGIAGLDVEVAVKDASDAQNPDVAASSAQALIEDGVPAIIGSSSSSVSLEIIDEISAAGIVMVSPSDTFAGLSGSSGLFFRVVPPDTVHGDVLGNVVISDGASNVAFIVAHDPHAMGLRDAAAATIYDAGGQLVSGNSGQEFDAGTTTFSAIVADALSSGPEAVVVLASPDRTREVLLALVAAGQNMSKVYLADSNVVNYGVGAEGLPAGALTGAQGTLPGQPPPDEFAARMSAVDPDLTTISYGPEAYDATMLISLAALEGDGVDADTIRQHLSSVSGAAGGTECSGWTQCARLIDEGERIAYRSVSGAGPFNAANDPSSAVIGIYQYNAENTPAGQRIEEVEAPLP, encoded by the coding sequence ATGAATCGTCGGACCGGTGCGATCATCGTCGCGCTTGTGTGCATCGCGACGCTCACGTCGTGTTCGGACTCGGTCAGCCAACCCCCGGCATCCTCTGCGCCGCCATCGGATTCGGACCTCGAGGCCCAGGGGCTCCGCATCGGGGCGATTCTCGCGCGCACGGGATCGTTCGCCGAGCTCGGAGCCGCGCAGATCGCCGGCGTCCAGGTGGCGATCGACGAGATCAACGCCGGCGGCGGGATTGCGGGTCTCGACGTCGAGGTCGCCGTCAAGGACGCGTCCGACGCCCAGAACCCCGACGTGGCGGCCTCCTCCGCACAGGCACTGATCGAGGACGGAGTTCCGGCAATCATCGGATCGTCCTCTTCCTCCGTGTCTCTGGAGATCATCGACGAGATCAGCGCGGCGGGCATCGTGATGGTGTCGCCGTCGGACACGTTCGCGGGGCTCTCGGGCTCCTCGGGTCTGTTCTTCCGAGTCGTGCCGCCTGACACGGTTCACGGCGATGTACTCGGGAATGTGGTCATCAGCGACGGCGCCAGCAACGTCGCCTTCATCGTCGCCCATGACCCGCACGCGATGGGTTTGCGTGACGCCGCCGCGGCGACCATCTACGACGCCGGCGGGCAGCTGGTGAGCGGCAACTCCGGGCAGGAGTTCGACGCGGGCACGACGACGTTCTCCGCCATCGTCGCCGACGCGCTCTCCAGCGGCCCAGAGGCCGTCGTGGTGCTCGCGTCCCCGGATCGGACGAGAGAGGTTCTCCTGGCCCTCGTGGCGGCGGGCCAGAACATGTCCAAGGTCTACCTCGCGGACAGCAATGTCGTGAATTACGGGGTGGGAGCGGAGGGCCTACCCGCCGGTGCGCTCACGGGCGCTCAGGGAACCCTCCCCGGACAGCCCCCGCCCGACGAATTCGCCGCGCGGATGTCGGCGGTCGACCCCGATCTGACGACAATCTCCTACGGCCCGGAAGCCTACGACGCGACGATGCTCATCTCCCTCGCGGCGCTCGAGGGTGACGGCGTGGATGCCGACACCATCCGGCAGCACCTGAGTTCCGTCTCAGGCGCGGCCGGCGGGACCGAGTGCAGCGGGTGGACGCAGTGCGCGCGCCTGATCGACGAGGGCGAACGCATCGCCTATCGCTCCGTTTCCGGCGCCGGGCCGTTCAACGCGGCGAACGATCCTTCGTCTGCGGTGATCGGGATCTACCAATACAACGCAGAGAACACGCCCGCCGGCCAACGCATCGAGGAAGTGGAGGCACCGCTGCCGTGA